A section of the Clostridium omnivorum genome encodes:
- a CDS encoding metallophosphoesterase family protein yields the protein MDIAVLADVHGNYIALERCLEYAFSRNISTFFFLGDYVGELAYPERTMKILYDLNKRYTCYFIKGNKEDYWLKYRAGGEKGWEDNNSASGSLLYTYKLLTSKDLDFFAQLQPVREITVDDMPAITICHGSPNNINEKMLPNDDMTIKIMNNVKTSIILCGHTHIQRKIVHNDKCVLNPGAVGVPLFSVGKTQFLILHGNDGTWSEEFISLEYDVDRVIRDMHEAKLDVHAPYWRVLTENILRGGNISHGKVLSRAMELCREETGDCVWPYIPEEFWAKAVNELIGL from the coding sequence ATGGACATAGCAGTGTTAGCAGATGTTCATGGCAATTATATTGCATTGGAGCGTTGCCTTGAATATGCATTTTCACGTAATATTAGTACATTTTTCTTTTTGGGTGATTATGTTGGAGAATTAGCATACCCTGAAAGAACAATGAAAATATTATATGATCTTAATAAAAGATATACATGTTATTTTATCAAGGGAAATAAGGAAGATTACTGGCTCAAATACCGTGCTGGCGGTGAAAAGGGATGGGAAGACAACAATTCTGCAAGTGGTTCATTATTATATACATACAAATTACTTACTTCTAAGGATTTAGATTTTTTTGCACAGCTGCAGCCAGTACGAGAAATAACCGTAGATGATATGCCTGCAATCACAATTTGTCACGGTTCACCTAATAATATAAATGAAAAAATGCTGCCAAATGATGATATGACTATCAAAATCATGAATAATGTAAAAACATCAATTATCTTATGTGGACATACCCATATACAGAGGAAGATTGTACATAACGATAAATGTGTTCTAAATCCTGGGGCTGTTGGAGTACCTCTTTTTAGTGTAGGAAAGACCCAATTTTTGATATTACATGGAAATGATGGGACATGGTCTGAGGAGTTTATTAGTCTTGAGTATGATGTTGATAGAGTAATCAGGGATATGCATGAAGCTAAGCTTGACGTGCATGCACCTTACTGGAGAGTGTTAACTGAAAACATATTACGTGGAGGTAATATATCTCATGGTAAAGTTCTATCAAGGGCTATGGAGTTATGTAGGGAAGAAACTGGTGATTGTGTGTGGCCTTATATCCCTGAAGAGTTTTGGGCAAAGGCTGTAAATGAATTAATAGGGTTATAG
- a CDS encoding cation diffusion facilitator family transporter, with amino-acid sequence MIALDRKAKVASLSIISNTILIILKVGAGLLSGSVSIVSEAIHSGMDLVASIIAFFSVRISSKPADIEHPYGHGKIENISGLAEGLLIFIAAFLIIKESVLKIMHPVEIEETVIAIIAMAISAVVNTVVSRILYKVSQEEDSLALEADALHLKTDVYTSAGIAAGLLLIKLTGISILDPIAAIIVACFIIKEAWHLSKGAFAPLIDTRLSSEEEEKIKEVLETYKTEILDFHNIKTRKSGAVRYVDFHVTVNPELTAKDIHELTKRLEKSLEEKIKNINLTIHIDHS; translated from the coding sequence ATGATAGCATTAGATAGAAAAGCAAAAGTTGCTTCCTTATCCATTATCTCAAATACAATTTTAATTATTTTAAAAGTAGGAGCTGGGCTTCTAAGTGGTTCTGTGAGTATTGTTTCTGAGGCTATCCATTCTGGCATGGATTTAGTAGCATCTATTATTGCTTTTTTTTCTGTTAGAATTTCCTCAAAACCAGCAGATATAGAGCACCCTTATGGTCATGGAAAAATCGAAAACATTTCTGGCTTAGCAGAAGGGCTATTAATCTTTATAGCAGCTTTTTTGATAATAAAAGAATCAGTTTTAAAAATAATGCACCCTGTAGAGATAGAGGAAACAGTTATAGCTATTATAGCAATGGCAATATCTGCTGTAGTGAATACAGTAGTATCTAGAATTCTTTACAAGGTATCTCAGGAAGAAGATTCACTTGCCTTGGAGGCAGATGCTCTTCATCTAAAAACTGATGTATATACTTCTGCTGGAATTGCAGCAGGGTTGCTGCTTATAAAGTTAACAGGAATAAGCATTCTAGACCCTATTGCAGCCATTATAGTTGCATGCTTTATAATAAAAGAGGCTTGGCACTTATCCAAGGGTGCATTTGCTCCTCTCATAGATACAAGACTTTCCTCAGAGGAAGAGGAAAAAATAAAAGAGGTTTTAGAAACCTACAAAACTGAAATTTTAGATTTTCATAACATAAAAACAAGAAAATCAGGTGCGGTAAGGTATGTTGATTTTCACGTAACTGTAAATCCAGAGCTTACTGCAAAAGATATTCATGAGCTTACGAAAAGGTTAGAAAAAAGTTTAGAGGAGAAAATTAAAAATATAAACTTAACCATTCACATTGATCATAGTTAG